A segment of the Elaeis guineensis isolate ETL-2024a chromosome 6, EG11, whole genome shotgun sequence genome:
GTTGTTTGTATTGAAGAGTGAAAATTAGTATTGTACCAGTACTCTGCAAGCAAGCCATCTGCTCCACAACTTGGGTTTCTCTATACACATACATCTAAGGTATGTTTCTAAGCATTTGTTTACAACCTCTGTCTGGCCATCTGACTCTGGATGATAAGCAGTTGACATATTCAACTGGACTCCCTGTGTTTTGAAAAATTCCTGCCAGAAACTGCTCACAAATACAGAATCCCTATCACTGACCAAAATGTTTGGAAGTCCATGTAATTTGAATATATTGTTGGTGAATGCAATAGCCACAGTTGCAGCAATGTAGGGATGAGAAAGTGGCACAAAATGATTGTATTTAGTTAATCTATCAACTACCACCATCACCATCTCCTTGCCATCTGATTTAGGTAGTCCCTCAATAAAGTCCATAAACACCTCTTGCCAAGGTCCCTCAGGTATAGGTAGTGGTTGTAGAAGTCCTGGATAAGCAATATTTTCAAATTTGCACCTTTGACAAATATCACAGTGTCTAACATATTGTCTAATGTCTTGTTGCATTCCCTTCCAGTGGAATACTGCACTAATTCTTTTGTAAGTTCCTTGCATACCCGAATGACCTCCAATAGCTGTATCATGAAATTGTTGTATCAACTGATTTCTTAAGCTCTGGTTTGGGCCAATCACTGACCTTCCTTTTCTTCTAAGTTGTTGCTGGTACCAAGTATATGATAAGTGGGAATGTGGTTCCAACTCCATTTCCTGTATTAATTGCTGTAATTTTGGATCTGCTTTCCAACTTTCTTGAATCAAGTTCATTAATTCATTTTCATGAGGTATGGCACTGATGGAGAGCAGCTGTGAATTTTGTATCCTTGAAAGTGCATCTGCAGCCACATTCTCTTTTTCTTGTTTATAGCATATCTCAAAGTCATATCCCAGTAGTTTTGTTAACCAGGTATGCTGGCTAGGTGTAttcaatctttgctccaaaaagaaTTTTAAGCTTTTGTGATCTGTTTTAACTATAAAATGTCTTCCTACCAAATAATGAGCCCATTTTGTCACAGCTAGTACCAATGCAAGCATCTCCTTCTCATAAGTGGATAATGACAAATGTTTATCGGAGAAAGTCTTACTTAAGTAAGCAATTGGATGTCCATTTTGCATGAGAACAGCCCCCATCCCAGTTCCACTAGCATCTGTCTCTACAGTAAATGGTAGGGAAAAATTTGGTAATGCTAAAACTGGAGTTTGTGCAAGTACCGCTTTGAGCTGCTGGAAAGATGCTTCAGCCTCACTAGTCCACTTAAAATCCCTTTTCTTTAGTAAGTTAGTCAAAGGTTTACTGATCTATCCAAATTTAGCAATAAATCTTCTGTAATAGCCAGCTAAACCCAAAAAACTCCTTAACTGCTTGACCGAAATTGGTTTGGGCCACTCAACTATTGTTGCAATCTTCTTCGGATCAGTTGCAACTCCTTCAGCTGTGATTAAGTACCCCAAATATTCAACTTGTTTCCCACCAAAGGTACATTTACTCTTTTTAGCATACAATCTGTTTTTCCTGAGAGTGTGCAGAATTTGTTGAAGGTGTACTAAATGTTATTCCATATTCTGACTGTAAACTAGAATATCATCGAAGAAAACAAGCACAaactttctcaaaaatttttcaaagacttcattCATAATCCTCTGAAATGTCGACGGGGCATTTGTGAGTCCAAAAGGCATGACAAGGAACTCATAATGCCCATGATGAGTTCTAAATGCTGTCTTATGAATATCTGGTTTGAACATCCTGACTTGATGATATCCTGACCTTAAATCAAGCTTAGAGAAAATAGTAGCACCATGTAGTTCATCTAGGAGTTCCTCTATTATAGGTATAGGGTATTTGTCCTTGATGGTATTCTTGTTTAGCTCCCTATAATCAATGCACATTCTCCATGTATTGTCTTTCTTCTTAACTAAGATCACTGGTGAAGCATAAGGACTTGAGCTATGCTGAATGACTCCATTCTCCATCATTTCCTTAATTAATTCCTCAATCACATCCTTTTGCAGAGTAGAATGTTTGTATGGCCTAATGTTAATTGGTTGTGTCCCTTCTTTCAAATTTATCCTGTAATCAAAAATTCTGGAAGGTGGTAGAGTTTTAGGCTCTTGGAATACATCCTCATAGATCTGTAGCAAATCTTGTAACTGATATTCAGCTGCTCCTTCCTTAAATAACTTTGCTGAATTGTCAGATTTCTCTAGGTTCAAAGTTCTCATTAGGCACAAATATACCTTTGAATATGCATTCCTTTTAAGTAGCAACTGATTGAGTTGTTGTGGCTCTATTGATGTGATTTGGGAGGAGCTAATACCTTGTAGAGTGACTAGTCGCTTTTGCCACCAAAATTCTATTTTAAATTGCTTGAAATTCCACTTGATATCTTCCAAAGTAAATAGCCATTGCACCTCTAAAATCATGTCACACCCACTAAGAGGTAGTAAGAAAACTGATGATGCGAATTGTATTCCCTGCATGGACCATTGGAAAGTGCCACATTTACTAACACACTTCAGCCTTGCACCATTAGCTACTTCTACTGACAAGGGATCAATTTCTTTAGTTGTACACCCTACCCTTTTGACAAAAGACACATCCAAGAAATTGTGTGTGCTGCCTGAATCCACGAGTATATGTATCATTCTCTTCTTGTACCATCCTTATAACCTCATTGTCTGATTGTCTTGATTACTCATCTTTCCCAACAAGACATTAACAGATATATGAGGTGTTTCATCTTTAACATCCTCAATAGCTGAAATGTCACCGACTTCTTGTACTTCTTCTTCAAGTTCATCTGGTTCATGTAAATAAAGTCTGTAAAGATATTTTCTCTGACTTTTGTGCTCAGGAATGAACTTTTCTTCACACCACATGCATAAACCTTTAGCTTTCCTATCATCCATCTCCTTAGCTGATACTCCTTGTCTAATTGACTTGGTATTAGCCTCAATCAATTTTCTAACCGGTGGTGTGGGTAGCAATCTTGGAGAAGATGAGGGTGGAAGAATTACCCTGTTTTGGTTGGTGTTTCCCTTGTATGGCACCCAGGATGCAGTTCTTGAACTATCATGAGGGTTGCTACACTTCACTTCACTGTTTATTACCTTGGTTGATGTTCTCAGAACCCCTTTTCTCTTGGCGTCCCAAACTGCACTTTGAAGCTTAGCACAAGAATATGCTTGTTGCAATGTTTTTGGAGAAAACAACCTCACATGCATTTCCAATGAATCTTCTAAACCCCCTAAAAAAAAAGTCATAGCAAGATCCTCTGATATATTGGTTTTACTCAAAAGAACATCAAAGGCTTATATATATTCACTAAGAGTGCCTGTTTGCTGCAACCTTTTGAGGTCAGACACAGGGTCTTCGAAGGCCCCTTCATGAAATCTAATCAACAATCCTTCAACAAATTCTTTCCAGCTTGAAATCATCAAAGAATTCCTATTTCTCATCCAATTTTGATGCCATTGCAAAGCTTGGCCATCAAGATGCATTGAGGCTAACTTAACATGCATATCATTAGGAGTTCCATCCAAAGAAAAGAATTATTCACAACGACAAATCCAACCCTTAACTTCATCTCCACTAAATCTAAGAAATTCCACCTTAGAGAACCTAGTAGGAGCTTGATAAGTAGGAGGATTTGTGTTGGTGTTACCTGATGGGCTTCCATCTTGCAATTTCTGCATCACCTCACTCTGCTGCCGCGATAATTGCAGCATCATGTCCTCCATTCtgctcaaaactctttcaatggtTTCAATCCTCTGAAATGCGTCCTTTGTGGACTGCCGCAACGACTCCTCCACACGGCGCAACTCAATCCCTCTGGTGTTATCTGCCATTGTTGCTTGATTGAGATGCCCACAGGTATGAAgatagtggctctgataccaattgaagtgggTAGAATTGCAGATAGGATTTGGAAATTCAAAAATGCAAGAACTAAGATCAGAAGAGAAGAAAGTTGGGAGGGAAAGAGGCTTGGTTTCTTATTTCATTCTCATAATCCTTCACAATGTTCCGAGCCAGTTTATTTATAGCAGTAGATGCTCAAATTGGTACAACACCTCACAACTAATCCAACAAATTCTGTTATATTGTTATTATAACAATAAATTCTGTTATTAGCTAATCATTTGAACCTAACTAATATTTGAACTTTGCCTTCAGTTAAGTTTCACCTGTTGCAAATAGGTTTTTAGCATCCTTCACTGAGTAATCGGGTCCTTCGTCTAAGCGTTATGCTTGACGTCAAAAGATGAGAATGTGAAAAAATCTCTTGTAgagtcaatcttaacttgtggtcTTTTTGACTCGAGTCAGTAAGCCTGAGGGGTGTTTTACACCTAATAtcctaaagccaactggtttgagagtcattggcctaAAATTCATTACTAAGGACAACTAGAAAGTTTAAGGGATTAGGATATTGCACTGACTATAtatgaattcaaaaaaaaaaaaaagaagagagagagaataagGGGACTAAACTGTAAGAAAACATTACACTAAGTCCACAgcaagttagaggacttaaagagtgaGGTGAAAAATtggcaaaaaaaaaactttagaaatttttatggacttCACTCAACCACTGGACGGATAAAATTGACAATTcgatgaagtatctctttaataatCTAGCTAGGTATCAACTAATATTAGAATTGCTAAGATAACTTTCATTTTAAGAATAAATTGGTACATACTGCTGATTTATCTATTTTACTAGAAGATGAGTAAAATTTAAGTTGGAGAATGTGGTAAACGCTGAAACCAAATCATTAAAAAgtacttaattttattaattattttttatttattaaaaatttaatattttttttttttttttttttttttagaaaattgatagattgaaattaattaatttatgtgGACACGACACCGATGCGGAAGGgtgttaaaataaattatttattaaaggaCATATGCAGCATTAGATGAAAAGAATAAAGTCTTTTTGGAACAAGAGGGATTTAAGAGCATTAAATGATGTGGGACCTGTGTGTACTTAAAAGCAACAGAGAAAAAACACAACGTTGGCTGGGCGTGAGTTCAAGGGTTTAAAATGATGTGGGATGCGTAGAGGATTTTTGACGTGCGGCTGGGCTTTTTCATGTGGTTGGCACACGGGATTCAAATAGACAGCAGTTCACGCGGAAGCCGGGAGCGCATGGGGGCATTTTGGCGGGCTTTAAAGCAATGGAAGAATGGACGCGTGCGGGTTCACAGCAAATGGGTTTGTTTGCGCGCGGATTAAATGCGAGGCGGACCGGAACTCAAACGAATGGATAGTCACGCAGCATGCGGAAATGACTTCACACGGCGGATGGGCTTGAGATACAGGACATGCTTGGGACGCGGGAATAAAAGCATAGTTAACACGGATTGAAGCTCTATTTAAAGAGAGGCGATGATgcaccaaataatttttcatccCACCACCCGGCCACCACCATTATCCATCTCTTCTCCCATCAATTCTCTCTACACACCTCCACCCTCTTCTCCACTTCCATCCTCCTTCAAAGTTGCAGTCGGGCATTGTTGCAAGCACCAGGATTCCAGCAGTCAGCTCCATCATGCGCTGCTAATTTCGTTCAACTCGGGAAAAAGAGGAAGCTTTTGTACTGAATAGTTTGTTTTTATTTCTCGAACTTTTGTATTCCTGTTCTTATTGCAATAAAAGAAATTATTTTctcatatattatgattttctatTTCCGTTAAGAATCATGCTTAGAACATTCTATTTCCTCTTGGGATgagccgtgatctatgggtacggatcGTGCTCTCGAGAGATAGACTGTCTCCAACGTGAGTTCCTTCCCAAGTAGGGGATCAACCTCGACTAGCCTATGCTCAAAAGGGTACCAGTCATGCTCTTTCAAGATAGTTTATATCTAGATTGATCTCATATCTTTTGTTTGCATAAGAATATATCTACTTAACAAAAGTGAAATCAAAATCCCGAGGCTTTCTTCTCCTACTTGAATCTGCACTATATTATTAAGTTTGAAATTGTTAGTTTAATCTTTTAGTTAATTAGACCGCCactattttcttataatttattttaatctcaCTTTTGAAACAACTGCTCGAGATCCCTGTGGATTGATATCTGGTCTCACCACATCTACATTATTAGTCACACCAGTTTAATTATCTTTAATCGCCTCATGACAAAGTGTATCAAAAATGCATGACACTAATTATGGATAAATGTTAATGATCAAACATCCCGCATGGCAAGCACATTAGAGTTGGCATTATATAGTAGAATAGTTAGTTTGGTTTGTGCATGACATTAGTATCTTAAAGATCCTATTGTCTTTTAAT
Coding sequences within it:
- the LOC105036109 gene encoding transposon Ty3-I Gag-Pol polyprotein, giving the protein MADNTRGIELRRVEESLRQSTKDAFQRIETIERVLSRMEDMMLQLSRQQSEVMQKLQDGSPSGGLEDSLEMHVRLFSPKTLQQAYSCAKLQSAVWDAKRKGVLRTSTKVINSEVKCSNPHDSSRTASWVPYKGNTNQNRVILPPSSSPRLLPTPPVRKLIEANTKSIRQGVSAKEMDDRKAKGLCMWCEEKFIPEHKSQRKYLYRLYLHEPDELEEEVQEVGDISAIEDVKDETPHISVNVLLGKMSNQDNQTMRVGCTTKEIDPLSVEVANGARLKCVSKCGTFQWSMQGIQFASSVFLLPLSGCDMILEVQWLFTLEDIKWNFKQFKIEFWWQKRLVTLQGISSSQITSIEPQQLNQLLLKRNAYSKVYLCLMRTLNLEKSDNSAKLFKEGAAEYQLQDLLQIYEDVFQEPKTLPPSRIFDYRINLKEGTQPINIRPYKHSTLQKDVIEELIKEMMENGVIQHSSSPYASPVILVKKKDNTWRMCIDYRELNKNTIKDKYPIPIIEELLDELHGATIFSKLDLRSGYHQVRMFKPDIHKTAFRTHHGHYEFLVMPFGLTNAPSTFQRIMNEVFEKFLRKKNRLYAKKSKCTFGGKQVEYLGYLITAEGVATDPKKIATIVEWPKPISWTSEAEASFQQLKAVLAQTPVLALPNFSLPFTVETDASGTGMGAVLMQNGHPIAYLSKTFSDKHLSLSTYEKEMLALVLAVTKWAHYLVGRHFIVKTDHKSLKFFLEQRLNTPSQHTWLTKLLGYDFEICYKQEKENVAADALSRIQNSQLLSISAIPHENELMNLIQESWKADPKLQQLIQEMELEPHSHLSYTWYQQQLRRKGRSVIGPNQSLRNQLIQQFHDTAIGGHSGMQGTYKRISAVFHWKGMQQDIRQYVRHCDICQRCKFENIAYPGLLQPLPIPEGPWQEVFMDFIEGLPKSDGKEMVMVVVDRLTKYNHFVPLSHPYIAATVAIAFTNNIFKLHGLPNILVSDRDSVFVSSFWQEFFKTQGVQLNMSTAYHPESDGQTERKLGKLQKAVTDLPLSYQPDVSFPIAILNRRIVKRRNAAAVQILVQWNDSSPSEATWELWEDIKRRFPDFNLEDKVA